From the Sphingomonas phyllosphaerae 5.2 genome, one window contains:
- a CDS encoding amidohydrolase family protein, translated as MQVIDAHHHLWALDTPGHMWPGPAEPTIHRDFGIDDLIADAGDLPLASTVLVQSQPTDADTDWLLGIAAASPTIGAVVGWVDLAASTAPARIAALAENPKLRGLRPMLQGIADTDWLLGPTLESGLRAMLEHGLRLDALVQPRHLPMLARFVDRWPGLPVVIDHGAKPFIASGVFDPWRDDIAALAGRGFWCKLSGLRTEQLPGAPVQDLAPYVEHLVVTFGARLMWGSDWPVLHLAGDSPRQWFGDADRLARRQGAARERLFAGAAREFYGLEC; from the coding sequence ATGCAGGTGATCGACGCCCACCACCATCTATGGGCGCTCGACACCCCCGGCCACATGTGGCCGGGACCTGCCGAGCCGACGATCCATCGCGATTTCGGCATCGACGACCTGATCGCGGATGCCGGCGACTTGCCGCTGGCGTCGACCGTACTGGTCCAGTCGCAGCCGACCGATGCCGATACCGACTGGTTGCTGGGGATCGCCGCGGCAAGTCCGACGATCGGCGCGGTCGTCGGCTGGGTCGATCTCGCCGCATCGACCGCGCCCGCCAGGATCGCGGCGCTCGCGGAAAACCCGAAACTGCGCGGGCTCCGGCCGATGCTGCAAGGGATTGCGGACACCGACTGGCTGCTCGGTCCGACGCTGGAGTCCGGATTACGCGCGATGCTGGAGCATGGCCTGCGCCTCGACGCCCTGGTCCAGCCACGCCACCTGCCGATGCTGGCGCGGTTCGTCGATCGCTGGCCCGGGCTGCCGGTGGTGATCGATCATGGCGCAAAGCCCTTCATTGCCAGCGGCGTATTCGACCCGTGGCGTGACGACATCGCCGCCCTCGCGGGGCGCGGGTTCTGGTGCAAGCTTTCTGGCTTGCGGACAGAACAACTGCCCGGCGCCCCGGTCCAGGATCTCGCCCCCTATGTCGAACATCTCGTCGTGACATTCGGCGCCCGGCTGATGTGGGGAAGCGACTGGCCGGTCCTGCACCTGGCGGGTGACAGCCCCCGCCAATGGTTTGGCGATGCGGATCGGCTCGCCCGACGTCAAGGCGCAGCGCGGGAGCGACTCTTCGCCGGGGCGGCCCGAGAATTCTACGGATTGGAGTGCTGA